Below is a genomic region from Daphnia pulicaria isolate SC F1-1A chromosome 10, SC_F0-13Bv2, whole genome shotgun sequence.
CGTTAATACCCGAGGGCGAACCTGGAAGGGTCTTGTTAAACGATTTCCCAATGGGGATTCTACAACCTCCCTTCTGggattattaaattaaaaaccaatttttaaaaaaccccaaaaacccaaaaacaaaTCGGTCCTAGAGGGATTAGTTGGGCGTGCAAAGCAGCAAAGGGCCAGGAGGCCAGCAAAGCAGATTATAAATTTATAACTAATTTCCAGTTATTTTAACGAATATGTTTTTATTCGTATGTTGATAAATAAAAACGGCGCATCACAAGGAGAtttaaattagaaaatataaatgcgctttgaaaaaatataaatttgaagTTGGGTGTTAATTGAGAAAGTGTTGCAACCTCTGTGATTCAGCTGTATTGAAAGCTAGAACAGGGATTTTTCTTGGTGTGGCTACATTGCTGCAATCCGGCAGTTGAGGGAATTTTTCCGTACTGCATCGTCGTGACGAGGGGTAAATTCATTCGGCGGTTTCAACTCATACCAGTCGCAGGTGAACACGTCGAGATCAGTTCGTTTTTTGAGCCATTCGTAACCAAAAACTGTCATTGCTTTCATTAAAAGAGTTATCGAATAAATCAGCATCATCATGGCAGAACCGAAAgggtaaaaattctttttatttcgagtCTTATCCCACTATAAGCTGGGATAAGTTTCAGTTGCCGACAAAACAATCTAGAATCTTCCTTATGATAATTATTTACGATGTAACAAAGTCATTGTCCTTTAAATGTCCGACTTACGTCTGATTGATTTATAATTGAATCAACCATTTTGTATTAGTTCAAGTGATTCATTCTTTGCTTTGGATAacagatatatttttttatggttAATTAAGGCAGTTCTGTGTTTACTAagtaaatgttttctttattaacAGGAATGAAGATTTGTCGACAGCTATTTTGAAGAATAAGGTGAAGCCGAATAGGCTTCTAGTCGAGGAGGCTGTAAATGATGACAACTCTGTTGTTGCCATGTCCCAGgtacattgaatttgtgtgcaGTCTGTTGAATGTAATATCTTAATAGTTTGTTTGgattaaaggaaaaaatggatgAGCTACAGCTCTTCAAAGGTGACACAGTTCTACTTAaggggaagaaaaggaaagaaactgTGTGCATTGTCTTGTCTGATGAGTCTGTATCAAATGAAAAGATCAGGATGAATCGTGTTGTCAGAAACAACCTGCGTGTCAGGTTGGGAGATGTAGTGTCGGTTTCCCCATGCCCTGATGTGAAGTACGGCAAACGAATCCATGTTCTGCCAATTGATGATACAGTGGAGGGACTCACAGGAagtctctttgatgtgtacctGAAGCCATACTTTTTGGAAGCATATCGTCCAATTCATAAAGGCGACATATTTATTGTCCGCGGAGGAATGCGTGCAGTGGAGTTTAAAGGTAATACCAACTTTTGTTTGGTTATAGCACATCCTTAAGTAATACTGGTTTTTGTACTTGAAAATTAGTGGTTGAAACGGACCCTGTTCCCTATTGCATCGTCGCTCCAGACACAGTCATTCATTGTGAGGGTGAACCAATCAAACGAGAGGTATGAATGATCAATtacttaaacaaaacaaaatagatgCAGTAAAGTTTAAAAATGGAATATTATTCATaaaggaagaggaggaggctTTGAATGCTGTCGGTTACGACGACATTGGAGGTGTTCGTAAGCAATTGGCTCTCATTAAAGAGATGGTAGAATTGCCTTTGCGTCATCCCCAGCTTTTCAAAGCGATTGGTGTGAAGCCACCCCGTGGTATTCTACTCTTTGGACCTCCTGGTACCGGTAAAACACTTATCGCTCGTGCTGTAGCCAATGAGACCGGAGCTTTCTTCTACTTGATCAATGGTAAGAAAGGTTATTTGCTTTTGATATAGTTTCAATTAACTGATGAGCGGTTTTAGGTCCTGAAATTATGAGCAAGTTGGCTGGCGAGTCCGAAAGTAATCTACGTAAAGCATTTGAAGAAGCCGAGAAAAACTCACCTGCTATCATCTTCATTGATGAGTTGGACGCCATTGCTCCTAAGCGTGAAAaggtaacaaataataatactaGCATTTAAAGAGAAATGGCTTGTTAACAGAAATGTTCGATTTATTATAGACCCATGGTGAAGTAGAACGCCGTATCGTCTCCCAGTTGTTGACGCTTATGGATGGCTTGAAACAGCGATCACATGTAATTGTTATGGCTGCCACCAACCGACCCAATTCGATTGATGCTGCCCTTCGTCGATTCGGACGCTTTGATCGCGAAGTTGATATCGGTATTCCAGATGCCACTGGGCGATTGGAAGTCCTGCGTATTCACACCAAGAATATGAAACTGGCCGATGATGTCGATTTGGAACAAGTTGCCGCCGAAACACACGGCCACGTTGGTGCCGATATTGCTGCATTGTGCTCAGAAGCTGCACTCCAACAGATCCGAGAGAAAATGGATCTTATTGACTTGGAAGAGGACCAAATCGACGCTGAAGTCCTGGCATCCCTGGCCGTTACTATGGAGAACTTCCGGGtatgttgatttttaaatgCGTTAAACATACATACAGCAATTTTCATTCGTGTTTTCATCAACAGTTCGCTATGGGCAAATCAACGCCTAGTGCCTTACGAGAGACCATTGTAGAGGTGCCCAACGTTTCATGGGAAGACATTGGTGGTTTGGAAGGCGTCAAACGCGAGCTTCAAGAGTTGGTCCAATACCCGGTTGAACATCCAGAGAAATTCCTCAAGTTCGGCATGACCCCTTCTCGTGGTGTTCTCTTCTATGGCCCACCCGGTTGCGGTAAAACGCTGTTGGCTAAGGCTATTGCCAACGAGTGCCAGGCCaatttcatttctatcaaaggtgtgtaaacaaaaaatttagattaattcagttaaaatttcttcaatcaaaactatttttatCTGTATTAGGTCCCGAGTTGTTGACCATGTGGTTTGGTGAGTCTGAAGCCAACGTGCGAGACGTTTTCGACAAGGCacgtgctgctgctccttGCGTCTTGTTCTTCGACGAACTCGATTCCATTGCTAAAGCTCGTGGTGGAAGCTCTGGTGACGCTGGAGGAGCTGCCGATCGtgtcatcaaccaagttttGACAGAGATGGACGGTATGGGTGCTAAGAAAAACGTCTTTATCATTGGAGCGACGAATCGTCCtggtaattttaatttttgtttgatattaTTCATCTTTTATCAATGTCATTGTTACACAATGAAATTCACTAATCTGTTTACTTTTGATATTTAGATATCATTGATCCGGCTGTATTACGTCCTGGTCGTTTGGATCAATTGATTTACATCCCTCTACCTGATGAGAAGTCACGGGAAGCCATTTTAAAGTCTAATCTTCGAAAGTCCCCTCTTGCTCCggtaaatattcattgatATAGTCCGTTGGAACCAATCTAAATTGATATCTATTTTTAGGATGTGGATTTGATCTATATGGCTAAAGTTACGCACGGTTTCTCTGGTGCCGATTTGACTGAAATTTGCCAACGTGCATGCAAGTTGGCTATTCGCCAGTCTATCGAAGCCGAAATCAGAAGGGAGAAAGAACGCGCCGCCAATCCTGATATGGAtatggaaatggaagaggaaGATCCAGTTCCCCAGATTCTGAGGTCGCATTTTGAAGATGCCATGAAGTTTGCTCGTCGTTCTGTTTCAGACAACGATATCCGCAAATACGAGATGTTCTCACAGACTTTGCAGCAATCACGTGGTTTTGGCACTAATTTCAGGTAAAAGATAATTCACTGCCAGACttgaatgaataataataataatgaatgcaTTTTTATTAGATTCCCGAATGCACCAGCTGCAGGTGGCAGTCAGCCTAGCGGAGGATCTGGAGGCAACTTCCAAGATGATGCGGATGATGATCTATATAGTTAAGTAAAATACCTAGGGCGGGATGCTCAGAAACAGCGGGTTGAACCAAGAACGGAGGCTGTTTGATGTCACGCAAATTTTTCCCCATCTTGTTTGTCCGTACGTCTAACCTTTTCGTTCAGTCGATCATTTAAAAtcgaattcatttgttttgatGGAGTCACCTAGCTGATTGGCTTGGAGAAGTTCCAGATTTTTTTATAACCACGAAATTGCCGAACGTACATTCGTGTATTTTGCGAAGCctcaataaaaattcaatcgaTATCTTCTACGTTTTTATTCTATACATCTGGGCATTATCATGTGCAATAATAACATATTGCTCCATGAAACATTGGTGTAAGGGTAAACAATCATTGTTTGGCCTTGTTTGGCACCTTGGCATtagatacaaataaaaatctgctTCCATTTTTGTTAGATAGATAGAACATTTACTGATGTAATGTTACTATGTAAGACAATGTTAGATACGTACGtatatccgatttttgaacgattgttttattatgcgtATAAAACAATctacaattaattttaaattttgtgtctaaaCTAAGGTATCGGTATCTTTCCCTATTTTTAATGGCTGTGCCGTGTGACTGTGAGCAGAATCAGTTTGAATTAAATTGAACCAGCTGGGGCTACGACCACACCACCTAGCGTTGTCACTTGAAAACGaaagcgaaaaaaacaaagcagACGAACCGATTGctggaaagaagaaattttaccGGTGCCTCTTATCGTCCAGGTCCATCCTTGCATTCCCGTAGTCAATTAAATTTGTCAATTACGtattataaaatatttgtgtgtgtgtttgtaaaGCAGGAAATTATTCATAAGTTCAATCCTTGGAGTCGGTAACATCAAATATTGCATGCGGTTTGTGAATTACATTTCGattgaagttttgttttctcagTAGGGTTAATTAAACCTTAAATGGTGTAATATATTCCATCAATTCACAACTAGAATGAAACCTACTCCTCGTTTATCCAGAGCACTGAGGGCTTTTACCAATCTAGGTTCTCCCACATGTGGTAAATTGACAGATACATCATCTTGTCATTTAAGTGAGCTTAGGATAAAACATCAGGAAGAAAGCAACAAGTAAGAATTGTCCAAtcttcaaattgtttttttaaactaaaaacttaaattttttttacaggatcACATGGGTGAGTTTGGTTGGGGAATTGGAGAAATCGGGGAAAAATACAGCAGATACCAGAGCACTGCTGAATCCTCTTAGACAGGTTGCCCATAAAATAGTTGGAGATGAGTGTGGGGCACAGGTGGTAGAGGATTGTGCTATTGGTCTACTTTTGTACTTTTTGGAGAAGGAAGATGTCACCTCCAAAAACCTCTCCTCTTTGGGCTTTGGAATAATTGATCTTTCACTCGGAAAAGAAGCACTCAAAgtattttcagattttatttttcgctatAAAACTtgctaattattttaaaaaaatagcacGTAAGAAACTTGGCAAACAAGTTGCCTGAGAATGTGATGAAGTACCTCAAGAATGAAAACCCAGAAGAATGTGTAGCCGAATTTGGCAAAGATGTGAAGATATACCCAGTAGATGAAGTTTCTGTCAGTGGAGTTGAAGTGCTTATAGATTGGGGAAGTCCCACTAGCAATTTTGATGGACTTACCAAAAAAGATATTATTAGTTTCAAATGGGAAGaagcaaaaacaaatgagACCAGAGTATATGAGGTATTTGAATGAGTAccatttatttgattattttttgaaaatgagaaacatttttctctttcatcatAGCGCAAAGCACATGGTCGTGGTTGGCTTGAACAGCAGCTAGCTCTTTCTAATTGCAATGCTCTCAGTATTCCCATTACGGATCTCGTTGATTCCATCATGAACGTTTTGTGCTCTAGTAAATCGGACGATGAATTACAAACGGAGGTAATATATTATCCATCGTGCTTTGCAGtgtaaattcaaatgaatcaagTTCATTGTGTTGTCTCTGCTTTAGTTCTTTGATTTGCTGGGATTTGAACGATTTGAACTGATACAAGAGCTCTTGGAACATAGGAAGGAAATGAAGAAAGCAGAAAAATCGATTGCCACTCAGggtaaatcaaaataattcacctcgctaaattactttttatttaaataaatttctatATAGTTGCCATGGCCTCATCCAAACCTAAACCTTATTCTGCTGGCCCCATTATCAGTGGGCAAGTGCTTGTTCAATCTGCCCAGGAAAAGGATTTGATGAAGCAGGTTCGAAGAGAGGAAAAGCGATTTCAGAAGTTACGTCAAGGATACGAGAATGACGTAGAAGAGGCGTCATCGATGAAAATGTTTCAGTAAGCTTTATTATACCTCCATCATTCTTGGGCTGTCTATTATTAATTGCTGAAACGTTCTTTCTTGTAGAGAGCAACAGTTGGTCATGGCTTCGACCCTTCCAATTATGAAACATTCCGCTAGTAAAGCAATCAAATATCCCAACGTTTACGATTCAATAGCAGAGGCGAAACAATCTTCATGTATGTTGAATATCATTTAACCCATTTTTAAGATGATTCATTACTTGACCTTTTTCTCGTAGCTTTCGTTGGTGGGAAGAAAATGGCGTTGCCAGAGTCTGCGGTGCGTACCAACACCGCAAAATATGAGGAAATCAACATTCCTCTATCAGAACCAGCACCAACTGAAGTAGGAAACCAATTAATTCCCATCGCTTCACTGGATGACATAAGTCGAAAGGCATTCGGCAACTGCAAAAATCTGAACAAGATTCAGAGCGTAGTATTTGAAACCGCTTACCGAACTAATGAAGTAAGAAGGAAAACGCCAACAAATTCCGCACCACTCAGAATTTCATACAATTATTTTCTATCTTTAGAACATGTTAGTTTGCGCTCCGACCGGAGCCGGTAAAACGAACATTGCTATGTTGACAATTTTGCATCAAATCAAGCAGTACATCACTAACGGAGTCCTTGAAAGAAAAGATCAGTTTAAGGTAAAGTACATTCAcaaattcttttgaaatttacccTCACAGTTTTACTTGTAGATTGTGTATGTGGCGCCAATGAAAGCTTTAGCAGCCGAGATGGCAGAGAATTTCGGGAAACGCTTGGCCCCACTGGGTATGCTAGTGCGTGAGTTGACGGGTGACATGCAGTTGACCAAGGCCGAAATCATGGCCACTCAGATGCTCATCACAACACCCGAAAAGTGGGATGTTATTACCAGGAAAAGCACTGGTTTGTTGAAACTTGACTTTGGTCTCATTTTTCTATGGTCGATAATTGTCTTTAATTGATTTATGTTCTGATTCCAGGTGACATTGCATTGACGCAGTTGGTAAAATTACTAATTATCGACGAAGTTCACTTACTTCACGGCGATCGTGGTCCCGTAGTTGAAGCTCTTGTGGCCCGCACGCTGCGCCAGGTTGAATCGTCCCAGATGATGATTCGAATCTTGGGTCTTTCGGCCACATTGCCCAATTACGTTGACGTAGCGCAATTCCTGCACGTCAATCCATACAAGGGGCTCTTTTACTTTGATTCGCGCTTCCGACCTGTGCCTTTATCTCAAACATTCATCGGTGTGAAGGAGGTGAATCCCATGCGACAAATGCAACAGATGGATTTCGTCTGTTATGATAAGGTCGCCGCCATGGTGCAGCAGGGACATCAAGTGATGGTGTTTGTCCATGCCCGTAACGCCACTCTGAAGACAGCCCAGGTATCACATGTTGTCAATGTTTTTTGCAACTTCCTGTTTTAACAAATTGTTTGCATATTTTAGACTTTAAGGATGATCGCGCAGGAAAAAAATCAGTTACATTTATTCCAGCCAGAAGATAATAGTGGATTCAGCACCGCCATGAGAACGGCAGGGAAATCGAGGAATAGGCATCTTGTCGACTTGTTCAAAGATGGGTGAGTAGGTGCTTGTATTTGTTCTGTTTATGTTagctaatattttaaatggctCGTAGTTTCGCAATTCATCACGCCGGAATGCTGAGGAGTGATCGAAACCTTGTGGAGAAAATGTTTTCCGACGGAATGGCGCGAGTCCTGGTTTGCACAGCTACTTTGGCATGGTAATTGAATAAACTTTTCTTAATTCATAAAATTTGGCATGCCAAGGCAATATTAATACAAGTTAATGAATGATTTCATTCAATTGTGTAAAATTAGGGGTGTAAACTTGCCTGCTCACGCAGTCATCATCAAAGGAACCGAGATCTACGACGCTAAACACGGAGCCTTTGTCGATATCGGCATCTTGGATGTTCTGCAGATCTTTGGTAGAGCTGGTCGACCCCAATTTGACAAATCAGGACACGGAACTATCATCACATCCCACGACAAGCTAGCCCACTACCTCTCGTTGCTGACGTGCCAATATCCCATCGAGAGCAGCTTTGAAAAATCCATGACAGACAACCTAAACGCTGAAATTACGCTCGGAACAGTTGCAAATGTTGACGAAGCCGTCCAGTGGCTAAGTTACACCTACTTGTTCATTCGGATGAGGAAAAATCCTATCGCTTACGGCATCAACCTGGAACAGATATTTGACGATCCCCACTTGGGAGGAAAACGTCGAGAATTGATCGTTATGGCTGCCCGATCCTTGGATAAAGCCCGAATGATCCGCTTCGAAGAAAAGACTGGATTGTTGCACGCCACCGATTTGGGTCGAACCGCTAGCCACTTTTACATCAAATACGACACAgtcgagattttcaacgagcAAATGCATCAAGCTATGAATGATGCCGAAATTTTCGCCCTTATCTCCATGGCAACTGAGTTTGACCAGCTCAAAGTGCGTGATGACGAGCTGGATGAGCTTGACGATTATCTCCATACTTACTGTGAATTGCCTGTCAGCGGCGGGAGCGAGAATATTCACGGCAAAGTCAACATTTTGATGCAGACTTACGTCTCGCGTGGATCCGTCAACTCGTTTAGTTTAATTTCCGATCAGTCGTTCATCGCCCAAAACTCGTCTCGTATTGCTCGAGCTCTTTTCGAGATTGTTTTGCGCAAAAATTGGCCATTAATGTCCGGTAGAGTTCTTCGGGTTTCCAAGTAAGATCATTTCACATGttataattttctatttaaagtttcctaacccaatttttatttcgtccTAATAGTATGATTGAGCAACGAGTTTGGGACTCTCAGCATCCGTTGCGCCAATTTGGCACTCTCGGCCAAGATATTATCATCAagttggaagagaaaaagttatCACTTGAACGACTGCGCGAGATGGACAGCAAAGAGATTGGATTTATGATTCAAAATCAAAGATCAGGCCCAATTGTTAAGCGGAATGCATCCGAGTTCCCTTACCTGGATGTAGAGGCTACGGTTCAACCCATCACGCGAACGGTGCTGAGAATTCGACTCAGCATCCGACCCGATTTTCGCTGGAACGACAGAATTCACGGTCTTTCGTCGGAGCCGTTTTGGATGTGGGTGGAAGATCCTGAAAACAACACGACATATCATTACGAATCCATTTCGCTGGGAAAGAAACAAGTGACACGCAAGGAGGAGCAAGTGATTGTCTTCACCATCCCAATCTTTGAGCCACTGCCGTCGCAGTACTACATCCGCATTGTCAGCGACCGTTGGCTCCGCTGCGAAACCACTTATCCAATTTCGTTCCAGCATCTCATCCTACCCGAACGCCATCCGCCACACACCGGGCTGTTGGACCTGAAACCGTTGCCCGTCGCTGCGTTAAAGAATCCAGAGTGGCAAAGTCTCTACTCGTTCCCTTATTTCAACCCCATTCAAACGCAACTTTTCCACGTCTTGTATCACACGGACCATAATGTCTTGCTGGGCGCACCCACTGGTTCGGGAAAAACCATTGTTGCTGAAATCGCCATGTTCCGTGTCTTTCGGGAATACCCAAAAGCCAAAGTGGTTTACATCGCCCCGATGAAAGCGTTGGTGCGGGAGCGGATGGATGATTGGCGAGAGCGCCTAGGCCGCCGATTGGGCAAAAATGTTGTCGAGTTGACGGGTGATGTCACACCTGACGTCAGGGCCATCAGCCGGGCTGATGTGATCGTCACGACTCCTGAAAAATGGGATGGTGTTAGTCGATCTTGGCAGACTCGCGATTACGTTCGCGCTGTAGCGCTAATCATCATCGACGAAATCCATTTGCTGGGAGAAGATCGCGGTCCAGTCCTGGAGGTCATCGTGTCCCGTACAAACTTCATCGCGTCACACACTGGTCGCTCTTTGCGCCTTATCGGCCTGTCTACTGCCGTTGCCAATGCACGCGATTTGGCCGATTGGCTCAACATTGGCCAAGTTGGTCTCTTCAATTTTCGACCCTCCGTCCGTCCCGTTCCGTTGGAAGTTCACATTTCCGGGTTCCCCGGTAAGCACTATTGCCCCCGCATGGCCACGATGAATAAACCCACGTTTCAGGCTATCAAGCAGCATTCTCCAGACAAGCCGGTGTTGGTATTTGTCTCGTCTCGACGTCAAACACGGTTGACTGCCCTGGACCTGATCGGTTATCTAGCTGCAGAGGATAGCCCTCGACAGTTTGTTCGTATGCCAGAGCGAGACATGGAGCAGCTCACCATTTCCATCCGAGATCCAAATCTCAAGTTGACTCTCTCTTTCGGTGTCGGCATCCATCACGCTGGTCTGACAGAGAAGGATCGCCGTTTAGTGGAGGAATTGTTTGtcaaccaaaaaattcaagttctcaTTGCGACGGCTACCTTAGCCTGGgtaagattttttatttatttattttaagtaGAAAACAGTGTTTGTGTTGATTTAACAGATTGCGATTTTGATAAATAGGGTGTCAACTTTCCTGCCCATTTGGTCGTTATCAAGGGCACCGAATACTACGACGGAAAATCGCGTCGTTACGTCGACATGCCAATCACAGAtggtaagaagaagaatgccTTCGTGTCcttcatttctttcaaaatgGTCGATTAAAaaccggttgttgttgttgttgtttgcagTATTGCAGATGATGGGTCGCGCGGGACGACCACAGTATGATGATCACGGAGTCGCCTGTGTCCTTGTGCACGACATCAAGAaagatttttacaaaaaatttttgtacGAGCCATTTCCTGTCGAATCCAGTTTGCTGGATGTGCTGCCGGAACATTTGAACGCCGAAATTGTGGCTGGCACGATTTGCTCCAAACAGGATGCAATTGACTATCTGACTTGGACGTTTTTCTTCCGGCGATTGCTCCAAAACCCGGCCTATTACGGACTGGAACAACTGGAACCTACCGATGTCAACCATTATCTGACGTCGCTCATTCATCGCTCCCTCTCGGTCCTGGAAGCCGCGTCGTGTCTTGAAATAGAGGACGAAGGTGGCCGCGTTGTACCCACTTCACTCGGCCGGATCGCTTCCTATTATTACCTGAGCTACCACACGTTGCAGTTGTTCCGCGATCGATTGGGTCACGAAACGAAACTCGAAGATCTTTTATCCATTTTGAGTGATGCTCACGAATATAACGAACTTCCCGTTCGCCATAACGAGGACCTGCTCAATGCCGAATTGGCCAAGAAATGCCTTTTGCCCGTCAACCCTTACACGTACGATTCATCGCACACCAAGGCCCATTTGCTCTTCCAGTCACATTTTTCGCGCTTGAGTTTGCCCTGCGCCGACTACGTCACGGACACCAAATCGGTGCTGGATCAGGCGATCCGAATCTTGCAAGCCATGATGGATGTGGCGGCCGAAGGCGGTTGGCTGGCGACCACTTTGCGTATCCAACAGTTACTCCAGATGGTGATTCAAGCGATGTGGATTGAAGATCCAGCCATTCTCATGCTTCCACACTTTGATTCTTTCATCTTGCCCGTCCTTCGATCTTCTCAAGAACCTCTGACGTTCTTGCCCGTCTTGCAAAAAGCCTTTGTTGTCGACTATGCGAAAATGTGCAATCTACTGGCCACCGATTTCAGCCCGGATCAAATCCAGGAAGTCCGTCAAGTTCTTTCAAATTTACCCGTCATCGACATTGCAATGTCTGTCCGGTTTGGAACGACATCGGTGCCCTTGTCCATTATCCCCAACTGCGGGCTTCAAGAGACCGTATGGATTGACGTACCCGCAGATCAAGAGTGCCTTCTGGATGTCACTTTCACTCGCCAGAGCCTGTTTGAGGTAACCCCTGTCGCCACTGGAGGAGCTCGACCCAAAAAATTCGCAAGTTTGCAATCTCTGGGTGGCGGCGCTGGAGGCCAAGGGAACAACCCATCCGGCCGCAGTAACCGGACTGTTTACGCTCCTAAATTTCCCAAACCCAAAGACGAGGGTTGGTTTCTAACCCTGGGATCGATCGAGAAACAGGAATTGCTAGCAATGAAACGCGTGACTTTGCCTAGAGTGAAGTGC
It encodes:
- the LOC124314656 gene encoding transitional endoplasmic reticulum ATPase, with product MAEPKGNEDLSTAILKNKVKPNRLLVEEAVNDDNSVVAMSQEKMDELQLFKGDTVLLKGKKRKETVCIVLSDESVSNEKIRMNRVVRNNLRVRLGDVVSVSPCPDVKYGKRIHVLPIDDTVEGLTGSLFDVYLKPYFLEAYRPIHKGDIFIVRGGMRAVEFKVVETDPVPYCIVAPDTVIHCEGEPIKREEEEEALNAVGYDDIGGVRKQLALIKEMVELPLRHPQLFKAIGVKPPRGILLFGPPGTGKTLIARAVANETGAFFYLINGPEIMSKLAGESESNLRKAFEEAEKNSPAIIFIDELDAIAPKREKTHGEVERRIVSQLLTLMDGLKQRSHVIVMAATNRPNSIDAALRRFGRFDREVDIGIPDATGRLEVLRIHTKNMKLADDVDLEQVAAETHGHVGADIAALCSEAALQQIREKMDLIDLEEDQIDAEVLASLAVTMENFRFAMGKSTPSALRETIVEVPNVSWEDIGGLEGVKRELQELVQYPVEHPEKFLKFGMTPSRGVLFYGPPGCGKTLLAKAIANECQANFISIKGPELLTMWFGESEANVRDVFDKARAAAPCVLFFDELDSIAKARGGSSGDAGGAADRVINQVLTEMDGMGAKKNVFIIGATNRPDIIDPAVLRPGRLDQLIYIPLPDEKSREAILKSNLRKSPLAPDVDLIYMAKVTHGFSGADLTEICQRACKLAIRQSIEAEIRREKERAANPDMDMEMEEEDPVPQILRSHFEDAMKFARRSVSDNDIRKYEMFSQTLQQSRGFGTNFRFPNAPAAGGSQPSGGSGGNFQDDADDDLYS